From the Eubacterium sp. 1001713B170207_170306_E7 genome, the window TCTGATCAGCACGCAGTACATCACGGTATCGGAGAGTCTGACAGACATCATCGTTTATTTTGTAACGAATTGTGGTCCGTATATTTTTTATGCCGCTGCGCTGGGCGGTCTGGGCTACCTGGTGGAAATGGCGGCCAGAAGCGGAAGGGCAGAGACACCCTTAGATGAAATGCAGATTGCGGAGCCGGGGGCGGTACTTCCGGAGGCCAGCCTGAGTCCGGTGGTGGAAACCACTGTGGCAGAGGCTGTGGCGGACGAAGCAGAGACAGAGGCCGTTGACGGCGAAAGTGCCGGGCTGCAGGAGACCTCAGAGGAAGCTGAAGCCATGACCGGAGAAGAAGCCGGTGAGCAAAAGAATGACGAAAAGGAAAATTCAGAGCCTTCAGACATGAAGGAGGCCATCTGAGCCCTTAACAACAGAATATAAGTGCTGTTCTATCTGTAGACAGCAGTCAACCGTCTGCCATTATGGCAGGCGGTTTTTATGTTGCCTCAAAAAATAATCATAATATACGGTAAGCTGCAATTAAAAATATAATTTACAGGAAAAAATGAAAAAAATTAGGAGAAATGATAGATTTCATCTATCTAATTAATTATTTTTATGATAGAATATACAAAATACATGGGAGGTAACAGTGATGGATGGGATTACTAATCAGAAAGCATATGTCGAGAAAAGCGCACGTATTGTTGAAGAAAAAATAGCCTCTGTTGAAGCATTGATCCAGGCTGGAGAAGACAAAATGATCGTACGCTCAGCTTTCAAAGAGCTGAAGCAATTTGTGCGTAAGGAGTATGAAACTTTTCATAAAAAGAAGTATTTCGGGACCTATATCTTTGACTGCTATCACCCTCTGGTTGAAGGCATTCATATGTCGGCTTTGGGAGAGACGCGTGTCAACGCCACAGTGGAAAACATTCAGGAGGCCGTTCAGGAGGCCCGTGAGGTGCTGGAAAGCTGGCGCAAGGCGGCTCTGGACAAAAAATAAAAAAGCCCTGCTTTAATCAATAAGCAGGGCTTTTTTTATTCAGACAGCAGCCCAATGCCGCGCACCATCAATGCCTCGAGCCGATCCTCCTGGCCGGTCAGCTCCAGATAGCCGATCAGTGCCTCGAGACCGGTGGCGTAACGGTAGTCGATGGTTCGGGCATGCTTGGGCACGTGTGAGCGCGTATTGCGGCCGCGCCTTACAATGTCCAGCTCCTCGTCTGTCAGAGAATCCATGAGGGCCAGCACCATTTTGGACTGGCCGTCGGCCCTGACGTATTTAATGGATTCCTTTGTCAGATGATTGACGTTGGAAATACCGCCGGATACCAGGAACCGGCGGATGTATTCGGAATAAACGCCGTCGCCGATGTAGGCAAGGGTCAGTGGATTCAGAGCCCTTGCTTCAGCGATGGTGTATTTTTTGTGCAGACGTTGTTTTACGCTTTCTTCCATTTGACTCCTTCGCGCGTATCCTCAAGGATAATGCCTTTGGCCAGCAGGGCGTCGCGGATTTCATCGGCCAGAGCAAAGTCCTTATTTTTACGGGCCTCCTGACGCTGGGCGATGAGGGCCTCGACTTCGGTTTCCAGGTCGTTTTCCTTTTCCTTGGCGGCCAGTCCGATGACGCTGGTCAGTTCTTTAAAGAGGTCCAGAGCAGCACGTACAGCCTCTTTGGAGGAGGCCTCGCTCAGGTGAGAGTTGGTATCCCGGACCAGCTCAAAGATGGCCGCAATGGCGTCGGCGGTGTTCAGATCATCGTTCATGGCGTCGATAAAGCCTTTTTTATACTGTGACAGGCTGTCCATCCAGGTCTTTTCTTCTTCGGAAGCGGCTTCTGCCCTGTTGTTTTCGAGCAGATATTCCATCTGATATTTGGCATTGTAAAGGCGTTCCAGAGCGTTCTGTGCCTGGCCCAGCAGTTCATCGGAAAAGTTGACCGGGCTTCTGTAGTGGGCCATGAGCATAAACATGCGGACAACTTCCAGGTCATAATGCTTGGCGATGTCACGCACCGTAAAGAAATTGCCCTTGGATTTGGACATCTTTTCATTGTTGATGTTGATATAACCGTTATGAACCCAGTAATTGGCAAATTTACAGCCGCAGGAGCCCTCGGACTGTGCAATCTCGTTTTCGTGGTGGGGGAAGATCAGATCCTGGCCGCCGCCGTGAATGTCGATGCTTTCACCCAGATGCTTGCGGGACATGGCGGAGCATTCGATATGCCAGCCTGGGCGGCCCTGGCCCCAGGGGCTTTCCCAGTAGGGCTCGCCATCCTTTTTTTTCTTCCAGAGGGCAAAGTCCA encodes:
- a CDS encoding ribonuclease III domain-containing protein, encoding MEESVKQRLHKKYTIAEARALNPLTLAYIGDGVYSEYIRRFLVSGGISNVNHLTKESIKYVRADGQSKMVLALMDSLTDEELDIVRRGRNTRSHVPKHARTIDYRYATGLEALIGYLELTGQEDRLEALMVRGIGLLSE
- the cysS gene encoding cysteine--tRNA ligase, translating into MKLYNTLTQKKEAFVPIEEGRVRMYSCGPTVYNYFHIGNARPFIVFDVLRRFLEYIGYDVKFVQNFTDVDDKIINRSIEEGITAAEVADKYIAEYFRDADALGIRRADVHPRVSDHMPEIIEMIKELEARGLAYNVDGNVYYQVDHFHDYGKLSKQSIDDLKSGARIDVNDEKRSPLDFALWKKKKDGEPYWESPWGQGRPGWHIECSAMSRKHLGESIDIHGGGQDLIFPHHENEIAQSEGSCGCKFANYWVHNGYININNEKMSKSKGNFFTVRDIAKHYDLEVVRMFMLMAHYRSPVNFSDELLGQAQNALERLYNAKYQMEYLLENNRAEAASEEEKTWMDSLSQYKKGFIDAMNDDLNTADAIAAIFELVRDTNSHLSEASSKEAVRAALDLFKELTSVIGLAAKEKENDLETEVEALIAQRQEARKNKDFALADEIRDALLAKGIILEDTREGVKWKKA